aattttttccttttatttttatttttatttttttaattttatgggaGAGCTTATATAAAGGGAATTTTAAAATACATGATAAATTGTGAATGGTGGAATATAATatagaatacaaaaaaaaaaaaaaaaaaaaattacagaagaTTTGtattcagaaaagaaaaaaaaaaatggtagtctattttcctacattcattttttaaaaagtgtcCAATAGAAATTTTTCCTGGTATAACATTATTCTTAGTTGTATCATGATTTGTCAATTTGTTATTATACCAGTTAATTGTAAGAGCAAATCATTACTCAAAATTGACGGATTACTTGGACTAAGACTTCCACCTTCAAATCCAAATGctagctttttatttatttatttacttatttttatacatttcaAGTAGGAGGAGGCAGGTTTTAACCTTGAAACGTCTCTCTtaacaataaaaagaatatgAGATGCTAGTTGACCTAAAGGTCATTAATTGGTGTTTACTCTACTTTTAGAAAgactatttaaaaaacaaaaataataaatttgtattattatttatcaGACTTGTAAAATTCTTCATGAATGATACTGCATGGACTgcactttttatttcatttttaaaaattcaatagtTGGTAAAGAGGGGATTTGAACATTGGATATCTCAtatctctattaaaaatatcaaaaggtATCAACTAGTTGACCTACAATAGTCATAGTATGCATTTTCTAATTAATCCACATAGTATGCATTTTCTAATTAACGATTATGCATTTCTAAATTTGAGCTCCCACTTGCTTTCACTCCCTTATGACCAATATAGCATTTAAGATCTtgatcaaaaaatatatatagcatTTAAGATTGGCAGCTAATCTCCTCGTTTATAGTTTGATTTTGGTTACATTAATTACCTGTATGAGAGAGGATTGAATAAAAGTGgtgtaaaaattttgtgagcCAAAATATATTAGGTAGGTGATAaggtcctttaaaaaaattaataaaatccgACCTTCCAAGAGAGCGTGACAGATTAGAGTATACATGTCATACTCACTTTCCCTGAGGTTTCTTTATGATTTATACACTGTCTTTGGTACTTTGGTAATTGAAATACTGGCGGAATtacaatttttagtttattcCTTATTTCTCTTGAATCTAAGAGGCAGAAGCAGAGGCAGAGGCAGAGGCAGAGGCAGAGGCAGAGGCAGAGGCAGAGGCAGGGCTGGTGCTTTCAAAAAATAAGCGTAAAAGAGGCAGGCTGCTGATAAGAACTGGACAGCAGTAACTAGGCACTTTCATTAGTAGTATATGCAAAGCAGTGTGCTATATGTATAAAAGTTGAAGGTTTATTTGGTGGTGTTAGTGCGATTCAGACAGCTCTCTTTGCAATAAGTTTTCATGACAACAACTGGCTACAGCGTATTAATTACGTGACTGAACCTTCCTATGGCCCTTCCTTTGCGCTGTGTCTTCACATCCTCATTGCCTAGTATAAATACCAGCCCAAACTAATACTTACAACACCAATCTCTTCACTCAGCAAGCTTCACTTACATTATAAATAGTCAAATACTCATGGCTTCTATGACTTCTTCAAGTGTTCCCTTAATCATTCTTCTAGTGCCCATTGTTCTTGGGTCAATCATGGTTGCCTCTGCTGGTAACTTGAACCAAGACTTTGACATTACATGGGGAGATGGCCGTGCGAATATAATCAACAATGGTGAGCTCCTTACTCTCTCACTTGACAAAACTTCTGGATCAGGATTTCAGTCCAAGAGTGAATATCTATTTGGAAAGATTGATATGCAGCTCAAGCTTGTCCCTCGAAACTCTGCTGGCACTGTCACTGCCTATTATGTAAGCTTTCCTGCCTCTAGTGCTTtaagcaattttaaacaagacTACATGTTCAATAGCTAATGCTAATTTCTCTTTGAATATTTTGTTTACAGTTATCCTCAAAAGGATCAacatgggatgagatagacttTGAATTCTTGGGAAATCTGAGTGGTGATCCTTATATACTTCACACTAATGTGTTCAGCCAAGGCAAGGGAAACAGAGAACAACAGTTCTATCTTTGGTTTGACCCAACTGCGGATTTTCACACCTATTCCATACTTTGGAATCCCCAGCGCATCATGTAAGCATTGCACTAATTTCTCATTCACGTACCTTTTCCCAATTTTCCCGTACATATGCACTTTGTATtgactttttcctttttcctctcAGCTTCTCTGTGGATGGCACTCCCATTAGAGAGTTCAAGAACTTGGAGTCAAATGGTGTTCCATTCCCAAAGAACCAGCCAATGAGGATATACTCTAGCCTCTGGAATGCTGATGACTGGGCCACAAGGGGTGGACTCATCAAGACAGATTGGACACAAGCTCCTTTCACTGCTTCCTATAGAAACTTCAATGCAAATGCTTGTGTTTGGTCCTCTGGGGGATCTTCTTGCGGTTCAAACTCTCCCTCTTCTACATCTAGCAGTAATGCTTGGCTCTCACAAGAATTGGATTCAGCAAGTCAGCAGAGATTGAAATGGGCGCAGAAGAACTACATGATATACAACTATTGCACAGATACAAAGAGATTTCCCCAAGGCCTCCCTACAGAATGTACCACATCTTAGACAAAAATAGGACTCGGAACCTTGTgtcaattcttttattttttaatttttcgtaACTCTCTGGTTATTTTTGTGTTCTCTATGAAAGTTGTAAAGTACGTAATataattcttttgaaattaaattctataaagatGAGGgataaaattcatgttttacaccatccaataaatgattaccacatcaacattttatttaaaattcaatacatcctaccatacctaataacatttcaatagattcccaatttggttggatttatatatgggtttaaaattaattgagtatgattatgtttatttttaaatatgtgataagatgattTAGCATGTTGGAATTGGAGGGATAAAATTTTATACCACgttcttatagaatttaatttcaattcttttattcttttagaCATTTGTCAGTTACTTAGAACAAAAAAGTTtacatacattaaaaaaaaaaaaaaaacttacccaCTTTGCACTCTggataaaattcatttttattggAAACGGTAAGACCAAAAATACCAAGAACCTTGTTTATTTAAGAGCATCACCatggtggtaaaatagttttttaccACCTCAAACTCCAATTAGTACTCAATATTGGTGGAGTTATAAAggcaaatttttttaccttcttaTTACATTACAGTAAACTGCTAAGACTAACCCTTCACGATAGCAAGGGaggcataaaaaatataataaaatatatattattttattactattttatcAGTTATTATGTGTtataaaataggtttttgagaaaattatagAGGGTGAACCGTGGAGTTTCGACAAGCATCTAGTGATGCTAAAAAGATACGATTACAACATCCCAATACAGGACTTGGTTTTTGATCATGTCTCTTTGTGGGTGCAAGTTCATGATATTCCAGCAAGATATCTAAGTAGAGAGGTGGCTGAGAAACTCTGTGAAGCAGTGGGGGTAGTAGACAAGGTGACTAGCCTACGTGAGGTGGATCGTGGTACAATTATGCGGGTGCGAGTGAAGGTTGATGTAACCCTTCCTCTCTGTCGTGGGAGAGTCTTTAAACTTGGCAATGGATCGAGGGGCTGGGTAACCTTCAAGTATGAGCGGTTGCCAAATATTTGCTATTGGTGTGGTCGGTTGAATCATGTCGATAGAGACTGCGAGCGCTGGATACAGAGCAGTGGTACTCTAACGAAAGAAGACCAGAAGTATGGCTCATGGCTGCGTGCATCGTCTTTACCGGCATTCAACAATTCTGTGCTAGTAGTCCCGGGGTTTTACGatgcaaagaaaaaggaattagACAGTAACAAGAAAACGAAGGAGTTTCTTTCCAATGGCAATCTCGGTGAAGCTTGTGGCAAGGCAGATGCGGTGGTGCATGGTAGAAGTCCGGTGGAGGAGGCGCTGGGGAGCAGGATGAAGGCAGTTAATGCAAATATTATGGAAGAAAACGTTATGGACATTACTCATAAAGAAGGCTCAACGGATGATAAGGCAGAATCACGTCAGTTAGGGAAGGTTGCCGGGTTTCAAGGGAAATTATTAAATGAGGAATTCTGTGAGATTGCTGAAGGGTCAAGGAGTGATGAGGCAGAATTAATTCAGGTGGGGAAGGGTGCCGGTTTTCAAGGGGAGCTGTTTAATGCAAAATTACGTGAGATTGATTTGGAATTAAATAAGTTTGACTTGGAGAAAGATTCCAAAGCTGGTTCAGTGCAAATTGAGGAAACGGAGGGTGCATTTAAGGGAAACTCCAATTATTGTGGGATTATGACAGATAATGGGTTGCATGACAAGGAGGCGTGTGGAAAACAAATGGAAACTCAGCAATACGTGGCACTTAATGAAGATAACCCTAATAGTCTTGAACCTAACGTGATAGATGAACAAAATAAGGAGCAGAAAAGTTTGGTTGGGGTGGCCGTGAATGTAAACTCTACTTGGAAGAGGGTAGTGCGCAAGAAAATAAACAGCCTACCTACGTGTCCTCCATTGAATTCTCTCAAACGTCCGGGTACTGAATTGGTGAATCTTGAgttaccaaaaaagaagaagcaggTTTCTCATGAGGATCAAGTTACTACAATTGAATTGGCGGGGTCTGATGTTCAGCCCTGCCAGAGGCAATGAGCATCTTATgttggaactgtcgtgggcttgggaacccacagACAGATCAGGAGCTTGGTGACTTAATCCGGGCACAAGATCCCTTAGTCGTGTTCCTAGCCGAAACATGGCTTGACAAAGTTAGGCTGGAGGAAATTAAAATGCGTTACAGATTTAAAGGGTTGATAGAAGTCTCAAGAATAAGCCGAGGGGGAGGGGTGGCTATTTTTTGGAAAGAGGAATGTAATATCTCCCTAGACACATATTCCCCCAACCACATTGATGTGATCTTGAATAAAGGGTTGGAAGATGAATGGAGGTTTACTGGGTTTTATGGAGAACCAGATACTAGAATTCGCAATGAGTCATGGGATAAATTGaggagattaaaaaataaattcaccCTTCCATGGTTGTGTGCAGGTGACTTTAATGAAATATTGAAGGCAAATGAAAAATTGGGGGGAAGGCTTAGGCCAACTAGACAGATGGAAGCTTTTAGGGAAGTTCTTGATGATTGCGAGTTTAAGGACTTGGGTTATGTGGGAGGAAAGTACACGTGGTATAGAGGTTCTAGAGGGGGTAATTCTATATGGGAAAGGCTTGATCGTGCAGTTGCTACTATTGATTGGATAGAAAAGTTTCCGGCAACAAAGGTTGTGCATCTAGAATGTGGTTCCTCGGATCATAAGCCACTGCTCATCCTTCTAAAAGGGGTCCAAATGAAGTATAAGAAACCTTGgagatttgagaatatgtggttgGAGGATGGGAGGTGTGGTGAGGTTGTGGATTATGCTTGGAGGAGGGTTTGTCCAGGTAACCCAATGGCCCAAGTGGAAGGTAAAATAAAGGTGTGTCAGGAAAAGCTTAAACAGTGGAGCCGGACATCCTTTGGCAATGTTACCAGTgcactaaaagaaaaaaagcagcAGCTAAGGCAGGCCGAAATGAGAGCAATTAGGGAGGGTACATTGGAAACGGTGAATCGGTTGAAATGGGAGATAAATGGCTTGTTGATAAA
This genomic stretch from Quercus lobata isolate SW786 chromosome 3, ValleyOak3.0 Primary Assembly, whole genome shotgun sequence harbors:
- the LOC115982191 gene encoding probable xyloglucan endotransglucosylase/hydrolase protein 23, which gives rise to MASMTSSSVPLIILLVPIVLGSIMVASAGNLNQDFDITWGDGRANIINNGELLTLSLDKTSGSGFQSKSEYLFGKIDMQLKLVPRNSAGTVTAYYLSSKGSTWDEIDFEFLGNLSGDPYILHTNVFSQGKGNREQQFYLWFDPTADFHTYSILWNPQRIIFSVDGTPIREFKNLESNGVPFPKNQPMRIYSSLWNADDWATRGGLIKTDWTQAPFTASYRNFNANACVWSSGGSSCGSNSPSSTSSSNAWLSQELDSASQQRLKWAQKNYMIYNYCTDTKRFPQGLPTECTTS